The window TGTTTTTAAGTAATACGTCCTGCGAACACAGGAGCCCTCAAGGCTAGGGTTATCAAAACGATCGCAGAAATAGAGGAGCTGGCGCCGCGTCTATCTAGGTCGATAGTGCTGTTTATTAAAACAACCCCTGTTTGACCTTGTTTTTTTAACACGGCGTCGGACACCCTTTTAAGGCAAACTGTGTCGTAAAGATTTGGTGTTACCTTCGTTCCAGATTTTATAGGGGTGGTTTAGCTAATTTTAAATAGGGCCTATTTgtatatttaaacggtggtcaAGTTGTTTCATAAATGTTTTCATAAGTCGAGGTTATTCACGTTaagaatttgataattatacaAATGAGACTTTTAATAcgaacaagtacctacatatttcaacGAAAGACTCCTTAACAACTTAGAAATTCCCCAATAATAGTCCCAATCGAAATGTTTAAAGGTCTCCAATTGCtacagttatttaaaataatatgtagctatattgaaaatatgatttgttttttgttaaattcacCTGAAAATAACTACTAATCGATGTGATAATCTGATATAATAAGAAATTCGATAAATTTCATATTAAAATGTACAAGGTTCTATAGGTTTTCATTGCTGATGCATCTAGTGCGCATTTGGTGTGTATTGTACCATAgctaaaatacaatttatacaaTAGAATAAACTACTACTTTTGCCCTTGTTGTATAATTaatgattaaacgaacttacctgaagtgaagttctatCATAATTATACGAAGCGCCTCGTCCGAAGAGATTAGTAACTgaagatatatatatacatgtagTTACGCCGGTAGGTGTCACCACTCTGCACTTAGTttggagttatttttaaatttttattttttaataagtgGGTATGCCTACATTCCACTTCCCGGCTTCCATCGCTCCGTCCGTTCATTAAGTTGagagaaatattttatatatagtaGTACATTGATTGATGTATTTTATGTAAGGTATTAAGGGGATGAGCGAAGCGATGGGTGGGAGGGAACTATGTTACTAATCTCTTCGGACGAGGCGCTTCGTATAATTATGatagaacttcacttcaggtaagttcgtttaatcattAATTATACTTCGCGCCTCGTCCTCGAGATTAGTAACTgaagatatatatatacatgtagACTTTGAGAGTAAtattttccgaaaaatcatCAATCAATGTCGATTTACtcatataacataatataatattacacaATTAATACTATATTATAAACTTCTCAGCCCTGATAAAGGAATCATTTTAATGATATCCAAAAAATCGACAGATTTGTAGATAAATTATGATACTATAAAGTAGCATCGGGTAATATTAGGCAGGATATTAATCTTAAACACCTTAAATACCATTAAATTACATTCATTTATTGAATAAACTGGAAACAAATCATATAAGTGTAAACTGAAGTCGCAATTAGTCATTATACTAATTGGTACAATTATCACAAACGCCTACATAAGAAATTGTAGAACTATGCACAAGTTTGtttcttaaattaaacaaatttttCATCCTCTAACttggtacaacaattttttggtAATTAAACAGATCTGTATCAACCTTAAAATATTGAATCCTTTTTTGCTAAACCTATTTCTACATTAATAGAATCATATAATCACCGATATACGAGATTATGAtatctttttaattatttatttatttagtacggATAACGCCAGAGACAAACAGTCTTCGTTGCTTAAAATAGGCCTTTGGTAAAACTTTGCAAAAGTATTGGACTGTCCGCTCCACCCTGCGGTGTTGCGAATGGCGTCGACGCTGACGCCTCGCGCGTGCGCGTGCGACACGGCGGCGTGCCGCGTGCTGTGCCCGCTGAACGCCGCCGTGTCGACCCCGCACTCGCTCAGTGTGCGCTTGATCCATCGGCTGAGCGTCTGCGAGCCAATTGGTTTATGAGGCTTTTTAGTAGCGATGAACAGGCTGTCAGATGTTCTTAAAGGCTTTGTTTTATTCATATAGCAAGAAAGCGCTTCCGCTGGACATATGGAAGGGTTTTCGCGGAAAAAGGGCAGATATATAATAGGTTGTTTACAACCGAGTCTTGACGTTTTTATAATATCTGGAATTTTAATAGATATACATTCAGAAgttatttcaatgttttttatattaatttttgaTATCGTTTGGACTCTGTGAGCCGTAGTGAGAGCCAGCAATGTAACTGTTTTGTTTGAAAGCCTTTCAAGGTTTAATTCATCGTTAGGAAACCAATCGCTCAATTGATTTAATACAAGATTGGTATCCCAAGTTGCATTGTACTTGGGCGTCGGAGGTCGTAGACGAAAAACGCCTTTAAAGAATCTCTGAAGCCTGTCATCATGTGATATTGTTGGGCCTAAGACTAAAGATAAGGCCGATCTACAGGAGTTTAATGTCCCATATTGACTACCTTCATTAAACAGATTGGTCAAAAAATAGACTACTGTCGGAATAGACGCGTCATAGACGTCAACGGAATTACTATTACAGAAGTGCCACCACTTTTTAAGACAAACATCATACTGTTTTATCGTGTTTGGTGATAGGGAAGCTATCATTATGTCCATTGAGGATGGTGGTAGGCTTCTTCTCGATAGCGCGACCCGCACAATATCCCTGCAGCCAGGGTAATCGAGTTGTGTATTCGTTGGGAACTGGAATGAGAAATTAAGGCATTGGTATATGGCTGAAAAGTTATGACTTCACTAACAAGGAGACTTCGATAGACAGGGTACCATGGTTGTGTTGGCCACAAAGGTACGACCATGATACCCGTAGCTTTATCCGAAATAATCTTTCGAAGAGCTTTCAGTACAACCGAAAAGGGCGGGAAAGCGTAAAAGAACATGCCTGTCCAGGGTACAGTAAACGAGTCTACCGCATAGGCATCAGGGTCTTTGTGCCAGGAATTGTATTTTGCGCATTTCTTATTTATACGACTTGCGAATAAATCAATTAACGGCAAACCAAATTTGTACACTATCTCATTAAAAGCCCAATCAGCTAATTCCCATTCTATATCCGGATGTGATCTCCTTGATTCGTAATCAGCTATAAAATTATCGCGGGATCTTATATAAGATGCAAACACAAACAACTTTCTTTGTTCGCACCATTGCCAGAACTCTCTCGTAACCTGGGTAAGATGAGGGTATTGTATACCACCCATTCGGTTTATGTACGCTATCGCGGTAGTGTTATCCAGTCGTAGGAGTATCTGGCAATTGTACAAATTACATGCGTAAATTTTTAAGGCAATAAATGCGGCAAGCAGCTCTAAATAGTTGATATGATTTTCTCGTTCAGTACTAGACCATTGGCCGCTTGCCGTATCATCCCCACAGGCTGCCCCCCACCCCGTAGTTGAGGCGTCAGAAAATATTTGAATTCGGTAATTATCTGTGCGAATGCGACTATGAGAATTATCGATATTCATTAACCACCAATGTATGTCAGGTAGTATGGACTCCGGTATACTCATTGTACAATTATAATTATCGTGGCCTTGTAGGTTAAGGAACTTGCACCGTTCCAGTTCCTTCGTATACAGCCATCCGTACTCGATAGCCGGGCACGCTGAGACTAGTAGGCCGGTGAGTTTTGCTAGCTGTCTAATCTTACAacgtttaatttttaaaaacagttCTAACTCAGATTTTATGCGCGCTCGTTTTTCAGAAGGTAAGCTAAGTAGCAAACGACGCGAGTCGATAATCATTCCTAGGAATTTGCACGACGTCATAGGTGTAAGTATACTTTTCTCTTGATTGATAATAAATCCTAACGAAATTAGTAATTGTGTTGTTAATCTTATGTTTTCTAGACATTGTTCGTAACTTTGACCGAAAAGTAACCAATCATCGAGATAGAGAGTAGAGAGGAGGCCTGCGGAACGTAGTAGTTTAACAATAGGTTTTGTGATTTTGGTGAAAACATAAGGCGCAGTGTTGAGGCCGAACGGTAAAACGTTGAACTCGTACATTTTATTATCATAGATAAAACGAAGGTATTTTCTTGATTCCTCGTGGATTTTAATTAGAAAATACGCGTCCTTCAAATCTAGCGTAGCCATAAAGCAATCTGGAGTCAAAAGCTTAACCGCTGTTCGCAAGTCCTCGAGCTTGAAATGGtcagtttttataaatttatttaactgtTTTAGATTGAGTATGAAACGCATTTTTCCGTTCGGCTTCGGCACAAGAAAAATACTGGACACAAATTGGCCATCGCAAGGATTACACTCGGATATAGCACCTACTTGTAAAAGATTATTAATGGCATCTACAAAATGTGACCTCTCTACATCAGAATATTTTGGCGCTGAGGGCAAAGACTGTTGAACTACAGAGCTTATGAATTTGATTTTATAGCCAGCTATCCATGAAAGTATGGTGCGGTCACTAGTAATAAGCGCCCACTGTCTTTGAAACTGTGATAAACGGCCGGCATACTTAACTGTGTCTAGTAGTAGTGGTGGCGCGGCGGGGGCTGGTGCGCGTACGACGGCCTGTAGTAGCGCGCGGGCGGCGCCGGGGGTGGCGGGGGTGGCGGCGCGCGGGGAGCAGGCGCGCGGCCCCTCGGGATCGGGGCCGGTGGCAGCGGCGGGCCCGGCGGCGGCCTGCGCGGCGCTGGGCCTCGACGGTTTAAAGGCCGCGATACACTGGATCTCACCCGCCTGTATTGCGCTACGGGCTGCTTAGGAGCAGTAGCTTTTATCTCTCCGCCGGATTTAATCATGGCTTTCGCTGATTTAAGCGTTTCCGTCAAGTCTTCGCCAAATAGGCAAGTGTCTATCTTGGTATTCGCCAGATGGTCTTTGAGATCTTTTTTCAatgaaaaaagtataaaattgcGTCTGGTTACGCTGTCTGCGTATTGTAAGTCGCACAAAATACGACCGAGGTCTATAAGTTTTTGTAAGAGGTCGTTATTTTTCTCTTTCGAATTTAATTGCGATGTAATTATTTCACTAAGACATGATATTGCGCAAGCCATTTCCTTTTGCTTGGACTCGATGCCTTTGTCTCGTTTAGCAAAATTTTCTGAGATGGCAGCTTTGATCTCAGGGTTTAATTTTGGCGCGCCTATTTTAACGCAATTAGCAGGGATTAGGTATTTACTAAGGAGGTCTTTACGGGTTTCTTTAGTTATACCTTCTATGGCTACATGTGTAAAACGGGTAGCTATTTCTGCACGTACCTCTTTTCCATATATTGTGGCCGACGAGGGGTCATCTCCCAGAATTTGTAATACATCATCGTCCAAATCGATTGTGTCAGCGACCTTATTATCGTCGGCCTGCTCAACAGTGGACGTGCTTGTGCCTGGTATGGCAACGGCGCTTGCGCCGGCTACGGCGCTGGAGCTGGTGCCGGCTATGGCGCTGGAGCTGGTGCCGGCTATGGCGCTGGAGCTCGTGCCGGGTACGGCATTGTCGCTAGTATTTGTCACGGTCTGTGTAGCGTTTTGCTGAGCCTCAGTAGGCTTTATCAAATTTCCAACAGAATTCTGAGATTCCTCGATAGGACAATTATCGGCCTCAATAGGGTCTTCCTGACACTCAGCGCCATTATATTGGTCATTCTGACTGTATGGATCGTAGTTCAGTTCATAATCCGGGTATTCCGGAAACCAATCGTCTGGTCGTAAAACCGGTGATTCTGAGAACAAAAAGCAATCCTTAGTTtgcttttatatttatactcgtttatttaaataaaaaatggatTAAACAAGAATATCTTCAAGACTATATTTAAGGTAAATATACTGTAATTACTATAGTCTATATAtgactttattttttacttataaaactGAAATACATTATTACTGAGTAATATTCTAATCGTCTGAACTGAACCAGATAACGCAAGTTATCCTATCTTGAAGTTAGGTAACAATTCCCAATGAATTGTACGCCAACCGTCATAACATGCGTCGACTTAGCCCCAACGGCTAATCGGAGTGCATTGATATACTGTACAAGTATGAACTCGTTCTGTGGTTCTATACAGTCAATAGTTACGTATCATTTAGTTAGGTATCAGTCCCCAATAAACTGACCGCCAACCGATACAAATTGCGCCTTGATTTATCCCCAATGGATAAATCTGAGTGCACGTATATTTACCTAGGTTTAATAACCTTGGTCCTTTTAAAATATGCAAAAGCGAAAATAAAAAAGACTTACCCGTATCTTGTGGCATCAATTCCTCATTGGAACCACTGTGTGACGAAGCACTTTCACTATTATGTCGTaatttacgttttaattttcGAACTTTATGCAGTAGATGATCAATGTCATCTTCGTATTTCTTAGCACGTTTACGTTTCGGCATTGTGCGAGAATCCACGAACAAGAAActtagttaagtttttaagaagTGACTTGAGTGGTCGAGCACTAGAAAGCGTATGAACGGACGGAGCGATGGAAGCCGGGAAGTGGAATGTAGGCATACCcacttattaaaaaataaaaatttaaaaataactccaaACTAAGTGCAGAGTGGTGACACCTACCGGCGTAActacatgtatatatatatcttcAGTTACTAATCTCGAGGACGAGGCGCGAAGTATAATCTACTATTTCTGTCCTCTTGAATAAaatttacaagttaatttaaagttTCAGCATAATGCAGCTAGAAATTCAAACTTACTAACACAATGTCTACAGCTATTTACTTAATACAACTTTCTTAAAATGTCCCGTTACCCGTATTATATTCGTTTTTGATGTTACTCCGACATTGTAGCAAACAGATAAACAAGCTTAACAGCACCGAGCTTGGCGTAAACACGGACATAAACATACAATGTCCCGTATTTTCGTGTTCGAAAGTAGGTTATTACCAAATAACCGAACCGGGACTCGATTCCACAAAAATTAAAGAATATAATTGACAATGACAAGCACAGAGCAAATTTTCCGGACATACACCAACGTTGTTACATAAAATGACGGTTTTAAATGggtacaatatgtatatatatgtataaatatttatgtatgtacgttgataataagtaataagtagTAAGTAGTATTAAGATAGTGACTTATCTCTCTGTACTTACTGATCTTCTTTTCCGCACCAATTGTAAGTTTCTGTTtggcccaatggttgactggtagagaatgccttaggcattaagtccgccatttgtactaaactttgtattgtgcaataaaggttaaataaataaatgacattTGCCCAGCATTTTATTTGTACCTTATTATTAAtcttaatatttaggtacaaatcagggatgttgcaaatatccgcatccgcatcggcaaccgcggaacttccgcattattttcaacttccgcatctgcatccgcatccgcataaaatcgatgcggatttaatgcggatgcggatgtggaacacgtcggtacaggaacgtcttagcatcggcgtaagtgctaaactgctgggtaatttcgtcattagccaaaaaaacctattagaaatttgcagtcaagcgtgagtgggacttaatgtacgaaacccttggaacgcgagtccgactcgcactgccggttttttgaaataaaaattactaaaatgtaatatttgacgttttttatgtacctacctatcttgacatccgcatccgcggatgtgagcctttaaaaatccgcatccgcatccgcttccgcggatgtcaaaaaatcggcatctgTAACCGATATTTCCCAGGCTACGATATTTTTGTGAATATATTTCAGAATCCCTAATTAGACATTAGCCTAGGACCACGTTGAACTTAGGTGTACGAACAACACAGCACAATTTTACTTTGCTACACCATGCTAGCGTCACCACAATACGATAGGTTTTCTCATCGCCATTGGTCCGTAAGTAGGTTGTCTAATATTTCGGACCAAATTCGTGGATTTATGAGACAAAGTAATTTCGGTTATTTCCATCGGAGTCGGGACGTTTTTTGAGTTATTACCTATTTGGCGATTGTCTTGAAACTTGTCGATGGTGATGCATTTATGGGAATAATTTAGCTGATATCGCGTATTTCAAGATATATGCTTTTCGTAGCTGCATTGTATTATTTACTGAATTTGGTAAGTCAACAATAAACAACACTAGGTATACGTAAATAAGACCTAAACGTAGTAAGTATATGAAAATACTACTTGGTCAAGCCATATAaacgtaaatatgtaatattttattgacaCAGACACATCGACATCAGTAAGACGACTACCTATTAAGAGAGATAAGAACGAGCCGAAAAacagtacaataaaatacctcaTGAAAACTTATTGCCTCTGAACATATTCTTTTGGTTGGCCGAAGAAACCAATAACATTATATGGAGAATGGAAATGAAGTTAATTATCCCTAGATAGACAGCCGCTTAAACATTATTCAGGTAAATAACATTAATGATCATGATCACCATTAACAAGTAAATATAAAGACTTTCAACCTCCATAATAATGCCGCGTTTTACGTAATTGTTAAAAAGGCGATATAGTGAATTCATAGAGCGATTGCACGCTGTTACCTCTTCAGTCATAAACACGATACAGCCACGACGCAggtaattataaatacttatttaccaTTATTCGGCAACTCATAAACTTAAACCCGTTTATGAcgatcagccctagtagcacggtcgcgtttttatcatttatcaccatgcctgtcacgttctaacaagtatgtaagtgcgaaagtgacgggcttagtgatagtggataaaaatggatccgtgctgagcccgcaggttctGTCTATCTATGTCTTCTGTCTGTCAGCTGAAGAACATTTATCTATGCCTATTGATTGATCTGCATGATATAGTTGCTGCGCTCCAAAATCTCCTTAGCCTCAGGAACCTCATAGTTACCCCATACCCTACTTTTCTTATGTAttgtaattttgtttaaaaCCTTAACGCCATATATAGTGAACGATCTGGGAAATCGGGTGATAAGCGGATGTCCAATTACCTTAAACGTATGGAACTGAGACCAATGTCACTCTAACATAAGATACGAACTGTTGTATAACATGCTCATGTGTCTATATGTTGGCTTGTCTCTGATTTGCGCATTTTCGTTAGCAAAGTGGATTGCTTTGTTTTGCATGAATTTCCATTCTAGCCTCCTCTCATTGTTATTCGATCGAATTAACGGAAAGCAAACAATAAAAACGGTATAGATCCAAGATAAAGAGAAAAAGCTTAATTATATAATGCTGTTCATACGTAAATACAATCTAACTAGAACAGACcattttgagtttatcgcgaacatcaTGCCCAGAAACATACAACAATAAGCAACGTCCACTTTAACTAATAGGTAAAtgctcttaccgggattcgaactcaGGACCACGGTAATAGGTCGGTAGGaccactctaaaaaatgaaaaccaactaagagcagttttctcttagttgacgtaaagttaattataacaataacgatcttatataaatcaaagaaacctgattacttaaaacaataagtgtatctgtcattgaactaataaagtaggtatgttattaatcctaacaattgtatactttgcatctatcattaacttgttgacataattatgtaacgtaggttgattcaatccttaacaaattaattaaaacagataaatatggtaatagttatgaacattttaatagtttatgtgattattttctctttgttgatttacataagacttggtattttaatcaactaaacatataatatttagaacaacgaagataaaacattcaatcccattatgatcaagttattgtattaattacgaaactaatattccattctattaagaattatttgttaaatcgattttcttcataattaaattaaataatcagttaatccgttcaatcaagagataagtagaggggcgccggtgcacccgcggtcctccccgcccgcgcccctgcggcgcctgtgaccgtgcgagtggggagtcagtctcagcctcgacgttcaacattcaactacttagtcattcaagtacgcgtcaacgaaataaactttacttgtgcctttatttcacggcaagcctggaacagtgaacgtgttacctttgctttgtgtacctaatgtataatagtgtatgtgcaacatggagcaagtgctaatcgcggcgacgggaataaaaggcgcggggacgggcggggatggttatgtgggaatccctgttgtggactaatgagaccccaggtctacccagtaaaacccctgttggccgcctcaaggctttaaggcgaggcacgggaaacgatcgggaccatgcttccgaaaccccgccagcggctgtccgaactgcggagtgcggactcgacttcggaggaactgtttccctttacttctctaagagtgggccattttttgcgcattggccatcccagggaccctcgtgtaggcgacagacgtccccgagcctgccgccaacaggtacccataagggggaaatcgacggttgtacgccaaacggtcattatatttgtagcccgttttaaatgttaattataatatatatgtaaggtatgtaaaagaaacttcgatttttaaatgtaaaacgtttagttttctaaatgtttagatgaataaataacatcttattatatatattttttgttttattcatttacccccttttcataaaactttactttgttaaatttgaatctcaattgtttaatcagttcaactatgaagcttgttgtttgttgttgtgttttattgtactagtacaattgatgaagaatggtatattgtactagacaagcttcatagttgaactgattaaacaattgagattcaaatttatcaatttcttagttctggctaataagatgcataagtcgatgcaatcatgttcttagttgaacttattagggtcaaatagttgatacagtaattcttcatgttaacattgatttacatcttagttgaaatgattaaacaattgagattcaaatttaacaatatcttagttcaggctaataaggtgcattagtcgatgtaatcatgttcttagttgaacttatttgggtcaaatagttaatacagtaattcttcatgttaatattgacctacatcttagttaaactgacttctttgtattagttggtacagtaacttatcatgataataattatcaagcccttagttgatcttgctaggatcaattagttagcataattatttttcgtgtaaatattgaacaagatcttaattggttcagttacatagatatagtaatagcaatcagaattacgaggggtgttcaaaatattctcggtatgagaatgaaaacaaacaagtacgaaaagtttgatatttttatttttcaatatactcccccctatgttcccctatgttcatacacttaaaagatcgataaattatttttttttaatccctcgtaaaaatattttttatctttcgtgtaaaaatgctcctccactgccgccttcaatgcttcatcgtcagaaaatttatttccacgcagatcctttttaagattggggagcaaaaagaagtcgctgggggctaagtccggactatacggtgggtgagtaacagttttaaacccacattcaacaatagctgccttggcaatatgagcagtatggacggggcgttgtcatgcagaagcagaatacctttggttaactttcctcgcctcttttctttaattacatcctttaattgacgtagaatgttagcgtagtactgtcctgtgatatttacacctttttctttataatcgattagtaatactccttcacaatcccaaaatatcgtggccatgaccttgccagctgaagggatgaccttgaacttcttgggatgagctgaacccttaatgtgccactgcatggactcttgtttactctctgggtcataatgatgaacccaggtttcatctccagtaactattctttgcagcacctcatcaggattttcaccgcacaggtcaataaaatcggaacaacaagctacacgcatgtctttttgaagccgagtcagcattcgcggaacccatcttgcacttacttttgacatattaagatggtcatgtataatatcatgtacggtaccaatagagagattggttacttgtgctatagattttaccttcactcgaccatcttccaatataagtttttccactttatcaatattttcttgtgaagtagctactacaggccggccaggtctagggtcatcttcaatactctcccttccgcgtttaaactcgcttgaccacttttgaatggtagataaagaaggagcagactcacggtaaacacaatccatttcctcttttatggttttttgatttttaccctgttttgtcaagaattttatcacgcatcgatgttctaatttagttaacattgtcaattcgcacatgatgttcacgtttgttcagcaattgcagaaaaacaaaagactatctcggttcgaattatacttttttttaatgtcaatgaataaaccttagcggccagtaacgaaagaaattttagaagaggtcgtaagatatcaataccgagaatattttgaacgcccctcgtaccttatttgatgtgtctaagttcttgttaggctcgtatggaatcaagatgcttgattacgactatcaagatattgatagggccaaccaaattttttttagagtgacGGTACATAACAATAGGTACATACGCGGCCGTTTTCTGGAGGCACAGTAATGGGAGCCACGACAAAGCAAGGGGGCAAGTTGACCAACTTTTCTTGTCTTTCGGTTGTTCGGATGGTTTAACTTTAtccttatatttaaaaatacatattttcgaATCTATTACATataaatttcatttattcatagtACATATGTAGATAGTACATGTGTATGTAATaaacaggcatcggagtttttatcgcatggtaagactaatagcaagctatggagtcgacatttgccataaatgtaaactcttattcatactcatactcatttacatatttcatttatcttaaaatgcctttagagcggtcggtcgtgtatattatcttagtcgaattatatataaaaatatttttctattacattatgaattcataacttcaattattttaacatacaactacttatacaaactacatcgctgcgaaagacctaatgtcatgtaggtactgaccgctgataaaattgattagtatttgtcatgtgtcaatcactggtgattgcaaacgtagtagttatttatatctgtaagtggtaaatacgttgtggaatattcgataattaattattatgcctaacccagaaatagctgcaattttggcatggatagagccatacaacgatttacaatatgactatgaaaaatctgctatagtgtgcttgagttgtgaagtacaactcacccaattaaaacatacatttattttaaaacatatctgtgtcatatcatcattaaactcatatacgtagtaactatttagtaatcgagaacagattactaaatagttactacatattaaataaaattaatcatgagtatgagtatgaataagagtttagatttatggcaaatgtcgactccatagcttgctatt of the Cydia amplana chromosome 14, ilCydAmpl1.1, whole genome shotgun sequence genome contains:
- the LOC134654350 gene encoding uncharacterized protein LOC134654350, giving the protein MPKRKRAKKYEDDIDHLLHKVRKLKRKLRHNSESASSHSGSNEELMPQDTESPVLRPDDWFPEYPDYELNYDPYSQNDQYNGAECQEDPIEADNCPIEESQNSVGNLIKPTEAQQNATQTVTNTSDNAVPGTSSSAIAGTSSSAIAGTSSSAVAGASAVAIPGTSTSTVEQADDNKVADTIDLDDDVLQILGDDPSSATIYGKEVRAEIATRFTHVAIEGITKETRKDLLSKYLIPANCVKIGAPKLNPEIKAAISENFAKRDKGIESKQKEMACAISCLSEIITSQLNSKEKNNDLLQKLIDLGRILCDLQYADSVTRRNFILFSLKKDLKDHLANTKIDTCLFGEDLTETLKSAKAMIKSGGEIKATAPKQPVAQYRRVRSSVSRPLNRRGPAPRRPPPGPPLPPAPIPRGRAPAPRAPPPPPPPAPPARYYRPSYAHQPPPRHHYY